The proteins below are encoded in one region of Levilactobacillus namurensis:
- a CDS encoding NlpC/P60 family protein — MQGFRKAVVGFLLGAALLVGGITAQASSTNKDQLTYNRPYHATRTLYHPKYNFYKQPYKTAMKRVSSAKHDYERKFTVTRIAKNGHGTFFKTQRGWINRDAFYHWIRYQGPLNYSMKVNHTHILLYNKPWGLKGAKVTGSTSTKQLVGHWYHVDRRAELNTGRGYYRLTANGKTYWIRGKYLSFNTKALVGNIKKVEKAVKTGSKLVGKSKYSWGGGRTAASIRARRFDCSSFVHYIYAKSGVRLGPTSSCTTYSLIHMGRKIKASHMKRGDIFFFDDKEEGRNCHVALYLGNHLFLHDSPSSDTGGVGISSLKDPHWQMRFNGNVRRLVG, encoded by the coding sequence ATGCAGGGTTTTAGAAAAGCGGTCGTGGGCTTCTTATTAGGTGCGGCCTTACTAGTCGGTGGCATCACGGCACAGGCGAGCAGCACGAATAAGGATCAACTTACGTATAATCGCCCTTATCATGCCACGCGCACGTTGTATCATCCGAAATACAATTTTTACAAGCAACCTTATAAAACGGCAATGAAGCGGGTCAGCTCGGCCAAACACGATTATGAGCGGAAGTTTACCGTTACCCGTATCGCGAAGAACGGTCACGGGACGTTCTTTAAGACGCAACGGGGCTGGATCAATCGGGACGCCTTTTACCACTGGATTCGGTACCAAGGTCCCCTGAACTATTCCATGAAGGTCAATCACACGCACATTCTACTGTATAACAAGCCTTGGGGTCTCAAGGGCGCCAAAGTCACGGGCAGCACCAGTACCAAGCAACTGGTCGGTCACTGGTATCACGTGGATCGGCGGGCCGAGTTGAATACGGGTCGCGGGTACTACCGGTTGACGGCTAACGGCAAGACCTACTGGATTCGGGGAAAGTATCTCTCCTTCAATACCAAGGCGTTAGTGGGGAACATTAAGAAGGTTGAAAAGGCGGTCAAGACCGGCTCCAAACTCGTGGGGAAGTCGAAGTACTCCTGGGGTGGCGGTCGAACGGCGGCCAGCATCCGGGCGCGGCGGTTCGATTGTTCGTCGTTTGTACACTACATCTACGCGAAGTCCGGCGTTCGGTTAGGCCCGACGTCGAGCTGCACCACGTATTCGTTGATTCATATGGGACGCAAGATTAAGGCGAGTCATATGAAACGGGGCGACATCTTCTTCTTTGATGACAAAGAAGAGGGCCGCAATTGCCACGTGGCGTTGTACCTGGGGAACCATCTCTTCTTACACGATTCACCGAGTTCCGATACCGGTGGGGTGGGAATCTCCAGCTTGAAAGATCCGCATTGGCAGATGCGCTTCAACGGGAACGTCCGGCGGTTAGTCGGCTAA
- a CDS encoding MerR family transcriptional regulator, whose product MQIKAVAQQFHLTPSTLRYYEDQGLLDPITRVNGHRDYQPADLERLDFILCVKQCGMTLAQMKTFLDLYRQGNTTISERLTVLQHQLAVSRARQAALARSIDHLQVKIADVQALQRDAASPASL is encoded by the coding sequence ATGCAAATCAAAGCTGTCGCCCAACAATTTCACCTGACCCCCTCGACCTTACGCTACTACGAAGACCAGGGGCTCTTAGACCCTATCACGCGGGTCAACGGCCACCGCGACTACCAGCCAGCCGATCTCGAGCGGCTGGACTTCATCCTCTGCGTTAAGCAGTGCGGGATGACACTAGCCCAGATGAAGACCTTTTTAGACCTCTACCGTCAAGGAAACACCACGATTTCGGAGCGGTTAACGGTCCTGCAACACCAGCTGGCGGTCTCACGAGCTCGGCAAGCCGCTTTGGCCCGGTCGATCGACCACCTTCAAGTTAAAATTGCGGACGTGCAGGCCCTCCAACGGGACGCCGCAAGCCCCGCTTCCCTGTAG
- a CDS encoding helix-turn-helix transcriptional regulator encodes MSDYATLQKNLSDVSGFLIALGDEKRQAIIIRLLEDVGCAGLQVPQLMAATQLSRPAVSHHLKVLRDAKIVDYRREGTKNFYYLTHVTSEIAKLQAFLTEAQEIMERGTLK; translated from the coding sequence ATGTCAGATTATGCGACCCTACAAAAAAACTTAAGCGACGTCAGCGGCTTTCTAATCGCCCTGGGTGACGAAAAACGCCAGGCAATCATCATCCGCCTCCTAGAAGACGTCGGTTGCGCGGGACTGCAAGTGCCCCAATTAATGGCTGCCACGCAACTCTCCCGCCCCGCCGTCTCCCACCATTTAAAAGTCCTCCGGGACGCCAAAATCGTGGATTACCGGCGCGAAGGCACCAAGAACTTTTACTACCTCACCCACGTCACCAGCGAAATTGCGAAACTACAGGCCTTTCTAACGGAGGCTCAGGAAATTATGGAACGGGGGACCCTCAAATGA
- a CDS encoding type 1 glutamine amidotransferase domain-containing protein, with protein MTKVLIVETNVQVYHGTTDPTGLWLGESAEFVDEMQRADIACDYVSPRGGFVPLDPRSMRYTDDAIMAVYQDPDFIERGLRNTLKPADVNPADYAAIYYTGGHGVMWDFPDNPELQAIARAIDAHQGYLASVCHGIAGLLNVQDAQGRYLIAGKTITGFTATEEHLAGKRKVVPFLNRDVARQHGAHFKQKRFYTDYAVQDGRLITGQNPFSVRSVARKLIKELKN; from the coding sequence ATGACCAAAGTCTTAATCGTCGAAACCAACGTCCAAGTCTATCACGGAACCACCGACCCCACCGGTCTGTGGTTGGGAGAAAGTGCCGAATTCGTGGACGAAATGCAACGCGCGGACATTGCTTGCGACTACGTGAGTCCCCGCGGTGGCTTCGTGCCGCTGGATCCGCGCAGTATGCGCTACACTGATGATGCCATCATGGCCGTTTATCAGGATCCCGACTTCATCGAACGCGGTTTGCGCAACACCCTCAAGCCCGCCGACGTTAATCCTGCCGACTACGCGGCCATCTACTACACCGGTGGTCACGGGGTCATGTGGGACTTCCCCGACAACCCGGAACTCCAAGCCATTGCACGGGCCATTGACGCCCACCAAGGATACCTGGCCTCCGTCTGCCATGGAATTGCGGGCCTGTTGAATGTCCAGGATGCCCAGGGCCGCTACCTGATTGCCGGCAAGACCATTACCGGCTTTACCGCTACCGAAGAACACCTCGCGGGGAAGCGTAAGGTGGTACCGTTCCTCAACCGGGACGTGGCCCGCCAGCACGGGGCCCATTTTAAACAAAAACGCTTTTACACAGACTACGCCGTCCAAGACGGTCGCCTGATTACCGGCCAAAATCCTTTCTCGGTCCGGTCAGTCGCTCGGAAATTAATTAAGGAGCTGAAAAATTAA
- a CDS encoding FAD/NAD(P)-binding oxidoreductase codes for MSKERIVIVGASHGGHQAILELLSRYTDVDITLFEAGDFISFMSCGMELYLENSVTDVNDVRNFSAADFPQPNVHILDQHEVTSINADAKTVRVTDHATGKTADQPYDKLILSSGVTPKSLPVPGADLANVFLMRGKDWALKIKEKLADPAVKHMTIIGAGYIGIEAAEASRKAGKDVTLLDVIDRPLGTYLDAEMTDILARKLTAEGIHLQMNAKITAYVGDQAVSAVKTTTGEIPSDVVIQAAGVQPNTAWLQGTVDLDDRGWIKVDNYLRTNLPDVYAIGDATLAYSIPAQKKVPIALATVARREARYVVQHLFEKQPAVPFRGLVGSSALSVFDEHFAESGLNSFTAQRAGVTVAKDFFQTTLRPKYVPSDKGNPEVSVQLFFNPTTHVLLGGAVLSTYDITAQGNVIALAVQQGLRLEDLAEADFFFQPGFDRQWSLLNLAAQHALGEEPFTE; via the coding sequence ATGTCAAAAGAACGAATCGTGATTGTTGGGGCGTCACATGGTGGGCACCAAGCTATTCTAGAGTTACTCAGTCGGTATACCGATGTCGACATCACCCTGTTTGAAGCGGGGGACTTTATCTCGTTCATGTCGTGCGGGATGGAATTGTACTTAGAGAATAGCGTGACGGATGTCAACGACGTCCGGAACTTCAGTGCGGCGGATTTCCCTCAGCCCAATGTGCATATTTTGGACCAGCATGAGGTTACCAGTATTAACGCGGACGCTAAGACCGTCAGGGTGACCGACCATGCCACGGGCAAGACGGCGGACCAGCCCTATGACAAGTTAATTTTGAGCTCTGGCGTGACGCCTAAGTCCTTACCAGTACCGGGTGCGGACTTGGCCAACGTCTTCTTAATGCGGGGGAAGGACTGGGCCCTGAAGATCAAGGAAAAGCTGGCGGACCCGGCCGTGAAGCACATGACCATTATTGGAGCGGGCTACATCGGCATCGAGGCGGCGGAAGCCAGTCGCAAAGCCGGTAAGGACGTCACACTGTTAGACGTAATCGACCGCCCACTGGGGACTTACCTGGATGCGGAAATGACCGACATCTTAGCCCGGAAATTAACCGCTGAAGGGATTCACCTCCAGATGAACGCCAAGATTACGGCGTACGTTGGCGACCAGGCCGTCTCAGCGGTTAAGACCACCACGGGTGAAATCCCTAGCGACGTGGTGATTCAAGCAGCGGGCGTCCAGCCGAACACAGCGTGGCTGCAAGGGACGGTCGATTTGGACGACCGCGGTTGGATCAAGGTCGACAACTACTTGCGGACCAACCTGCCTGACGTTTACGCTATCGGAGATGCCACGTTAGCGTACTCCATTCCGGCCCAGAAAAAGGTCCCGATTGCGTTGGCCACGGTGGCCCGGCGCGAGGCCCGGTACGTGGTGCAACACCTCTTTGAAAAGCAACCAGCAGTGCCCTTCCGGGGGTTGGTCGGCTCGTCCGCGTTAAGCGTCTTTGACGAACACTTCGCGGAAAGCGGCTTGAATTCCTTTACGGCGCAACGGGCTGGGGTGACGGTCGCCAAGGACTTCTTCCAGACTACGTTACGGCCGAAGTACGTGCCTAGCGATAAGGGCAACCCGGAAGTTTCCGTCCAACTGTTCTTTAACCCCACGACCCACGTTTTACTGGGCGGGGCTGTCTTATCGACCTATGATATCACCGCGCAAGGCAACGTGATTGCACTGGCCGTCCAACAAGGTCTACGGTTGGAGGACTTAGCCGAAGCGGACTTCTTCTTCCAACCAGGGTTTGACCGGCAGTGGAGCCTATTGAACCTGGCTGCGCAACACGCGTTGGGTGAGGAACCCTTTACGGAATAA
- a CDS encoding NAD-dependent epimerase/dehydratase family protein, producing the protein MQTILGSNGPIGHELAVELARNYTQDIRLVSRHPTRINPNDELVAADMLNAEETNAAIAGSDIVYFTLGLPMNSTMWEEQFPTMLANVMQACQVHHSKLVFFDNTYMYPKTAAVQTEDTPFAPEGRKATVRAKMATMLLTAMAQKTITAVICRAPEFYGPTGTKSITNTLLFKNLQAGKRVKVPVSQHTSRSLIWTPDASRAMALIGNTPDCYGQTWHLPVDRSRTYQELLRLAEQTLGHPIQHTVIPLWQFKLGALVSTQMRELAELLPRYQVDNRFNTAKFNQRFPDFTVTTFEQGIQTILG; encoded by the coding sequence ATGCAAACGATTCTAGGCAGTAACGGCCCCATTGGTCACGAACTAGCCGTTGAATTAGCGCGAAACTACACCCAGGATATTCGCCTAGTCAGCCGCCATCCCACCCGCATCAATCCCAACGATGAGCTAGTGGCGGCCGACATGCTTAACGCCGAGGAGACCAACGCGGCAATCGCGGGCAGTGACATCGTCTACTTCACCCTGGGATTACCCATGAATTCAACCATGTGGGAGGAGCAGTTTCCTACCATGTTGGCTAACGTGATGCAGGCCTGCCAGGTGCACCACAGCAAGCTGGTCTTTTTCGACAACACCTACATGTATCCTAAAACGGCGGCAGTACAGACCGAAGACACCCCCTTCGCTCCTGAAGGCCGCAAAGCGACGGTCCGGGCCAAAATGGCCACGATGTTGTTAACCGCCATGGCGCAGAAAACCATTACCGCAGTGATCTGCCGGGCACCGGAATTCTACGGCCCCACCGGCACTAAAAGTATCACCAATACGTTGCTGTTTAAAAACCTGCAGGCCGGAAAGCGGGTCAAAGTGCCCGTCAGTCAACACACCTCCCGGTCACTGATCTGGACGCCCGATGCCAGCCGCGCTATGGCTTTGATTGGTAACACGCCGGACTGTTACGGTCAGACTTGGCACCTGCCCGTCGACCGCAGCCGGACCTACCAAGAACTGTTGCGCCTGGCGGAACAAACTCTCGGCCACCCCATTCAGCACACGGTCATCCCCCTGTGGCAATTTAAATTAGGCGCCCTGGTCAGCACCCAAATGCGGGAACTCGCGGAACTATTGCCACGTTACCAGGTGGACAACCGCTTCAACACCGCTAAGTTCAACCAGCGCTTCCCGGACTTCACCGTGACCACGTTTGAACAGGGAATTCAGACGATTTTGGGGTAG
- a CDS encoding SWIM zinc finger family protein, translated as MEDDLADLFEPQILDRGYGYYLDGAVQNLRQTATQITAEVRGSQRYDVTITLRNDSVMEMACDCPYAEQGKSCKHMAAVLMAAEATNDATPTSSPDQSAQAQQLVAQATPDQLRAFLSRTLASDRTLMTQFKKFMTSSTTSVAEEKAEIDDICASYADRNGFIDYQDAESFEAEIQNYLADDLETLVVEHQDDVAFAVLSHLYLKLDTLDIDDSAGEIMEILINGSDLWRRVIKQSLLPVKRQIFTWLATQVQRPLNAIEEDVRTLLFDQGFSEQEFLEARLALTATMIQRFEASSDATDWDLTQWVLYRAHTLTAMQADDAVLEALYRRYQQYSTVRNDYVDFCLRKQRVAQAISLLQEGKRVNRDLPGVVVEDSRRLAKIYQKQQDTANYRQELWCLVTQYHVADLADFKAYKATFSPATWPAQRTKLFQALQSQADPAKLAPLYAYEDLKPELLQAILAEKGIAGLQKYGPMLKNQYAAKIIRKYAQYADQAIISTGPRKHYREIVDLLREMARYPLGDLQAQQLIQDWQQRYPRRSAMLDELARFKS; from the coding sequence ATGGAAGACGATTTAGCAGATCTGTTTGAGCCGCAAATCTTAGATCGGGGCTACGGGTATTACTTAGATGGGGCCGTCCAGAATTTACGACAGACCGCCACCCAAATTACCGCGGAAGTTCGCGGTTCCCAACGCTATGATGTCACGATAACTTTGCGGAATGATAGCGTAATGGAGATGGCGTGCGATTGCCCGTATGCCGAACAAGGCAAGTCCTGTAAACACATGGCGGCCGTCCTCATGGCCGCGGAAGCTACCAATGACGCAACGCCAACCAGTTCTCCCGACCAGAGCGCTCAAGCCCAACAATTGGTGGCCCAGGCCACACCGGACCAGCTCCGGGCGTTCTTAAGCCGGACCTTGGCGAGTGACCGGACCCTGATGACCCAATTTAAAAAGTTTATGACGTCCTCAACGACCAGCGTTGCCGAGGAAAAAGCCGAAATCGACGACATTTGCGCGTCGTATGCCGACCGCAACGGGTTCATTGATTACCAGGATGCCGAATCCTTCGAAGCCGAGATTCAGAACTACCTGGCCGACGACTTGGAAACGTTGGTGGTCGAGCATCAAGACGACGTTGCTTTTGCCGTGCTCAGCCATCTGTATTTAAAGCTGGACACCTTAGACATCGACGACTCCGCTGGTGAAATCATGGAAATTCTAATCAACGGGAGTGATCTGTGGCGGCGGGTCATTAAGCAGTCGTTACTCCCGGTCAAACGACAGATCTTTACTTGGTTAGCGACCCAGGTTCAGCGTCCCTTAAACGCCATTGAGGAAGACGTTCGCACGTTACTTTTTGACCAAGGATTCTCAGAGCAGGAATTCCTCGAAGCCCGGTTAGCGTTGACGGCGACGATGATTCAACGCTTCGAAGCCAGTTCGGACGCCACGGATTGGGACTTGACCCAGTGGGTGCTCTACCGGGCACACACCTTAACGGCGATGCAGGCGGATGATGCCGTGCTCGAAGCCCTCTATCGCCGTTACCAGCAGTATTCGACGGTGCGGAACGATTACGTGGATTTCTGCTTACGCAAGCAGCGCGTGGCACAAGCCATTAGCTTGTTACAGGAGGGGAAACGGGTTAACCGCGACCTGCCCGGCGTGGTCGTCGAAGACAGCCGGCGCCTGGCTAAAATCTACCAGAAACAGCAGGATACAGCCAACTACCGCCAAGAACTCTGGTGTCTGGTGACCCAGTATCACGTGGCTGATTTAGCCGACTTTAAGGCCTACAAAGCAACCTTTTCTCCAGCAACGTGGCCCGCCCAGCGAACGAAGCTCTTCCAAGCACTGCAGTCGCAAGCTGACCCGGCCAAATTGGCGCCACTATACGCATACGAGGACCTGAAGCCCGAATTGCTCCAGGCGATTCTGGCGGAAAAGGGAATCGCGGGGCTTCAGAAATACGGGCCCATGCTTAAAAACCAGTACGCCGCCAAAATTATCCGCAAGTACGCCCAGTATGCTGATCAGGCCATAATCAGTACCGGCCCCCGAAAACACTACCGCGAGATTGTCGACTTACTTCGAGAAATGGCCCGGTATCCCTTGGGGGACCTGCAAGCCCAGCAACTCATCCAGGATTGGCAACAGCGGTATCCGCGGCGAAGTGCCATGTTGGATGAACTAGCGCGGTTTAAGTCGTAG
- a CDS encoding FusB/FusC family EF-G-binding protein: MLEPTIKPYEYSYITQQVTTLVSAYLTLNDQRMRQITLATTLERIIPLLPDQDPLAREFLQELQALPPKRQAALDLLQTLQPLVIPFAQLTPKQLSKLFRKVKKLPQPNWAALNLHELTYLGWNDGGNQKKYLVAPWEDRLIGIQGDFAPQTVKGVCAICHTIGNVSLFTAITKRNGVTGYTRQGNYICRDSAQCNRQLTDPQRLQDFLTVVRPSKGR; encoded by the coding sequence ATGTTAGAACCAACCATTAAACCCTATGAGTACAGCTACATCACCCAACAAGTCACGACCCTGGTGAGTGCCTACCTCACCCTCAACGACCAACGGATGCGCCAGATTACGCTGGCCACCACCCTGGAACGGATTATCCCACTACTCCCCGACCAAGACCCCTTGGCCCGCGAGTTTCTACAGGAACTCCAGGCGTTGCCGCCCAAACGCCAAGCAGCGCTAGATCTGCTACAAACCCTCCAGCCGCTGGTGATTCCGTTCGCTCAACTGACGCCGAAACAACTCAGTAAGTTGTTTCGCAAGGTCAAGAAACTACCGCAACCCAACTGGGCGGCGCTGAATCTGCATGAGCTCACCTACTTGGGCTGGAACGACGGGGGCAACCAGAAGAAGTACCTGGTCGCACCCTGGGAGGACCGCCTCATCGGCATCCAAGGTGACTTCGCTCCCCAAACGGTCAAGGGAGTCTGTGCCATCTGCCACACCATCGGTAACGTCTCGTTATTCACGGCCATTACCAAACGTAACGGGGTGACGGGCTATACGCGTCAAGGCAATTACATCTGTCGCGATAGCGCCCAGTGTAACCGCCAATTGACCGACCCCCAGCGGCTCCAGGATTTCTTAACGGTGGTGCGGCCATCTAAGGGCCGGTAA